A single window of Methanothermobacter marburgensis str. Marburg DNA harbors:
- a CDS encoding SIS domain-containing protein, giving the protein MKYRMYKELMEQPESLKRTLKAEGDRMSQISNDIADCRRIYLVGCGSSLSTCYSARDAVAMNYELNIDVMTGYEFYYHRKIEEGDSVVIFTSQSGETADTLAALRRATDLGLKTVTITNEPESTMASESRSTIITRCGREEAILGTKTYMTQLLALYMILFGMHTDEVSDGMLSELEELPDEIGRLLSDTEDDCRGLAEEHAGEDIFYCMGSGPNYGLAYKLAMTMLMEGALKHACPLYSGEFRHGLIERVEKGVPVIFLESGFPGDELTERALRFCESLETRNIVFRMSDYSDLNSLLSPFVLAVPLEWFVYYLAHFNGEDPGSTRHIGKVRY; this is encoded by the coding sequence ATGAAGTACCGGATGTACAAAGAACTAATGGAACAGCCAGAATCACTTAAAAGGACCCTTAAAGCTGAAGGGGACAGAATGTCCCAGATATCAAATGATATTGCTGACTGCAGACGAATATACCTTGTTGGATGTGGAAGTTCACTATCCACATGCTACAGTGCAAGGGACGCAGTTGCAATGAACTATGAACTTAACATTGATGTCATGACCGGCTATGAATTCTACTACCACAGAAAGATTGAGGAAGGGGACTCTGTGGTTATATTCACCTCCCAGTCCGGGGAGACGGCAGATACCCTCGCAGCACTCAGGAGGGCCACTGACCTTGGACTTAAAACGGTGACGATCACAAACGAGCCTGAAAGCACCATGGCCTCTGAGTCCCGGAGCACCATAATAACTCGCTGTGGCAGGGAGGAGGCCATACTTGGCACCAAGACCTACATGACACAGCTCCTGGCCCTCTACATGATACTCTTTGGTATGCACACCGATGAGGTATCTGATGGGATGCTCTCAGAACTGGAGGAGCTACCTGATGAGATCGGGAGGCTCCTGAGTGACACAGAGGATGACTGCAGAGGTCTTGCAGAGGAGCATGCAGGGGAGGATATATTCTACTGTATGGGTAGCGGTCCAAACTATGGACTGGCATACAAGCTTGCCATGACCATGCTCATGGAGGGCGCCCTGAAACATGCCTGTCCCCTGTATTCAGGCGAATTCAGGCATGGTCTCATTGAGAGGGTGGAGAAGGGGGTGCCGGTGATATTCCTTGAGTCAGGCTTTCCGGGTGATGAGCTTACAGAGAGGGCCCTGAGGTTCTGTGAGAGTCTTGAAACCCGGAATATAGTATTCAGGATGTCTGATTACTCTGACCTCAATTCACTGCTCTCACCATTTGTGCTTGCGGTTCCCCTTGAGTGGTTCGTATACTACCTCGCGCACTTCAATGGTGAGGATCCTGGAAGCACGAGGCATATTGGCAAGGTCAGATACTAA
- a CDS encoding DUF2124 family protein — MEKVKEFRGIKEHLGVFREAVKDAERIGFAGVPGVCTPFAQLFAYASRDKDNIFIPNTDLERARTLELTEYGVELGEMKSGKVDVLVLLGGLSMPGIGSDIEDVKGLADEALVEGGMLMGLCYMDMFARAGWYDLLDFDCVINADIEGFVLRR, encoded by the coding sequence ATGGAGAAGGTGAAGGAATTCAGGGGTATAAAGGAACATCTCGGTGTATTCCGGGAGGCTGTTAAGGATGCTGAGAGGATAGGCTTTGCAGGTGTACCCGGGGTCTGCACACCCTTTGCCCAGCTATTTGCATACGCCTCAAGGGACAAGGATAACATATTTATACCCAACACGGACCTTGAAAGGGCAAGAACACTGGAGTTAACAGAGTACGGTGTTGAGCTTGGTGAAATGAAATCCGGAAAGGTTGATGTCCTGGTGCTGCTGGGGGGACTCTCAATGCCCGGTATAGGTTCAGATATTGAGGACGTTAAAGGGCTCGCCGATGAGGCCCTTGTTGAGGGCGGGATGCTCATGGGGCTCTGCTACATGGACATGTTTGCAAGGGCCGGATGGTACGACCTCCTGGACTTTGACTGTGTCATAAACGCAGATATAGAGGGTTTCGTCCTCAGAAGGTGA
- the ade gene encoding adenine deaminase: MIRGNILNVFTGDIYPAEVEVSGGLITCVRRVEGNFTDLILPGFVDAHVHIESSMLTPSSFAAAAIPHGTTAVVSDPHEIANVMGVEGVEFMLEDASHTPLKFYFTAPSCVPATPFETSGAELSAREIEDLLSRDSVVALGEMMNFPGVISGDEKVMEKIDAAKKLNKPVDGHAPLLSGDELCAYTGAGISTEHECVSPAEALEKRELGMKIMAREGSSARNLRDLAAVDCDFLVSDDIHPADLLGGHMDRILRRAVEYGVDPVKAVQMATVNPADHYNLNTGAIAPGRAADMVVVDNLRDFNVKRVYIDGRVVAENGRYLGAPKTSRRNMNRLEIIDFTAEDLEVESDDDEVTARVIDVFDGQIVTGELQKRLEVNDGIVKPDPSLDVLKVSVIDRYGKGNISNGFVHGFGLKGGAIASTVAHDSHNVITVGMDSELMKRAVDILKKTGGGLVAVSDDDQRILDLPVAGLMSDGNAGEVASRMEDLNDFVRELGCTLSAPFMTMSFLSLLVIPELKIGDRGLFSVDEFRFVDVIVG, translated from the coding sequence ATGATAAGGGGTAACATCCTTAACGTCTTCACAGGGGACATATACCCTGCGGAGGTTGAGGTTTCTGGCGGCTTGATAACATGTGTTCGGAGGGTGGAGGGGAATTTCACAGATTTAATCCTCCCGGGGTTTGTGGATGCCCATGTCCACATCGAAAGCTCAATGCTCACCCCTTCATCCTTTGCAGCTGCTGCAATCCCCCATGGCACCACCGCTGTTGTTTCTGATCCACACGAGATAGCCAATGTTATGGGTGTTGAGGGTGTTGAATTCATGCTGGAGGATGCTTCACACACACCCCTAAAATTTTACTTCACGGCACCATCCTGCGTACCTGCAACACCCTTTGAGACATCAGGCGCAGAGCTCTCGGCCAGGGAGATAGAGGATCTCCTTTCAAGGGACTCTGTGGTGGCGCTGGGTGAAATGATGAACTTTCCCGGTGTGATATCCGGTGATGAGAAAGTAATGGAGAAGATAGATGCTGCAAAAAAACTCAATAAGCCGGTGGACGGCCACGCACCCCTACTATCAGGCGATGAACTGTGTGCATACACAGGGGCTGGTATATCCACCGAACATGAATGTGTGAGTCCCGCTGAGGCCCTTGAGAAGAGGGAACTTGGAATGAAGATAATGGCACGTGAGGGCTCCAGTGCAAGGAACCTCAGGGACCTTGCAGCCGTTGACTGTGACTTCCTGGTATCGGATGATATCCACCCAGCAGACCTCCTGGGGGGTCACATGGATCGGATACTCCGAAGGGCTGTTGAATACGGTGTTGACCCTGTTAAAGCCGTGCAGATGGCCACCGTGAACCCTGCAGATCACTACAACCTCAACACAGGGGCCATAGCACCTGGAAGGGCAGCCGACATGGTGGTGGTTGATAACCTAAGGGACTTCAATGTTAAGAGGGTGTACATTGATGGAAGGGTCGTTGCAGAGAATGGAAGATACTTGGGAGCCCCTAAAACCAGTCGCAGGAATATGAACCGCCTTGAAATCATTGATTTCACTGCAGAGGATCTTGAGGTGGAATCAGATGATGATGAGGTCACTGCCAGGGTAATTGATGTATTCGATGGCCAGATAGTGACAGGGGAGCTGCAAAAAAGACTTGAGGTAAACGATGGCATTGTAAAACCCGATCCCTCCCTGGATGTACTTAAAGTATCAGTTATAGATCGTTATGGTAAGGGAAACATCTCCAACGGATTCGTTCATGGCTTCGGACTTAAGGGAGGGGCCATTGCCTCAACTGTGGCCCATGACTCACACAATGTCATAACAGTGGGCATGGATTCAGAACTCATGAAGAGGGCGGTCGATATCCTCAAAAAAACAGGCGGGGGCCTTGTGGCTGTTTCGGATGATGATCAGAGGATCCTTGATCTCCCGGTTGCAGGTTTAATGTCAGATGGAAATGCAGGGGAGGTCGCATCCAGAATGGAGGACCTCAACGATTTTGTGCGTGAACTTGGCTGCACTCTGAGCGCGCCATTCATGACGATGTCCTTCCTCTCGCTTCTTGTTATACCTGAATTGAAAATAGGTGATAGGGGACTTTTCAGTGTGGATGAATTCCGGTTCGTAGATGTTATTGTTGGGTGA
- a CDS encoding pyruvoyl-dependent arginine decarboxylase, whose amino-acid sequence MKVAITSGSSEGPTRLNAFDNALLEAGIGDVNLIKVSSILPHGTKIVELPPLEPGSMVNCVLSYKISDTPGDLISAAIAAATSDEFGCVVENSAVNRKPEDVREKAISMVRYMMSVRGLEINELIVEETNHVVEECGAAVSALIYLD is encoded by the coding sequence ATGAAGGTTGCTATAACATCAGGTAGCTCTGAAGGACCCACCAGGCTCAATGCCTTTGACAATGCACTCCTTGAAGCTGGAATAGGTGACGTGAACCTCATAAAGGTTTCAAGCATACTCCCCCATGGCACGAAAATAGTTGAACTTCCACCCCTTGAACCGGGGTCCATGGTGAACTGTGTGCTCTCATATAAAATATCAGATACCCCCGGTGACCTCATATCCGCCGCCATAGCAGCTGCAACTTCAGATGAGTTCGGATGTGTCGTTGAGAACTCTGCGGTTAACAGAAAACCTGAAGATGTGAGGGAAAAGGCCATCTCAATGGTCAGATACATGATGTCTGTGAGGGGACTTGAAATAAATGAATTAATAGTAGAAGAAACAAACCATGTTGTTGAAGAGTGTGGGGCTGCTGTATCAGCGCTCATCTACCTTGATTGA
- a CDS encoding NAD(+) kinase has protein sequence MMRIGIIARFDVPEAVELAGKVASFLLNRGVELSVDLKVAEKLPELLEYGKDIRDMDVDMILTIGGDGTILRTQSLIEGKEIPILGINMGTVGFLTEVDPENVFSALEDVLIGNYAVERRTLLSVYHNGELPSALNEVVMMTRKPAKMLHIEISVDDEVVEELRADGIIIATPSGSTAYSMSAGGPIVDPRVEAFLIVPICPFKLSARPLVVSNKSVIRVKLLRKGKKAIAVIDGQYEEEINHMEEVVFKKSDHCAHFVRLSKDFYRKVREKLIEGGIDSIKS, from the coding sequence ATGATGCGTATAGGTATAATAGCCCGCTTTGATGTGCCCGAAGCCGTTGAACTTGCAGGTAAGGTGGCCTCATTCCTTCTGAACAGGGGTGTTGAACTGAGTGTTGACCTGAAGGTCGCAGAGAAGCTACCGGAACTCCTTGAATACGGAAAGGACATCAGGGACATGGATGTCGACATGATACTGACCATTGGGGGGGATGGGACAATACTCCGGACCCAGAGCCTCATAGAGGGTAAGGAGATACCCATACTTGGAATAAACATGGGCACTGTCGGTTTCCTCACAGAGGTCGACCCTGAGAACGTCTTCTCGGCCCTGGAGGATGTTCTTATTGGCAACTATGCTGTTGAGAGGAGAACACTCCTCAGCGTATACCATAACGGTGAACTTCCATCAGCCCTCAATGAGGTTGTTATGATGACCAGGAAGCCCGCCAAGATGCTCCATATAGAGATATCCGTTGACGATGAGGTGGTCGAGGAGCTCAGGGCGGATGGTATAATCATAGCAACACCCAGCGGTTCAACAGCGTATTCCATGTCTGCGGGGGGTCCAATAGTGGATCCCCGTGTGGAGGCCTTTCTTATAGTCCCCATCTGCCCCTTCAAGCTTAGCGCCAGACCACTGGTTGTCTCCAATAAAAGTGTCATCAGGGTCAAGCTCTTGAGGAAGGGTAAGAAGGCCATCGCGGTGATTGATGGGCAGTACGAGGAGGAGATCAACCACATGGAAGAGGTTGTATTCAAAAAGTCAGATCACTGCGCCCACTTTGTAAGGCTCAGTAAGGACTTCTACAGGAAGGTGCGTGAGAAGCTCATAGAGGGGGGTATAGACTCAATAAAGAGTTAA
- a CDS encoding thiamine-phosphate synthase family protein, whose protein sequence is MEIENVKMALDMLSSSECFGVLIPEVRSNLVMARENPRGIEDVVAVPGRITEFRGRAFACREPEFGASSHMARFIIALNRHFPWKRSALNIKFDESIIDICGDHGMVVSSYDRSREPPEVREVEGGTIPWGVEEAIRNSESTPDVIYHRGAWGKEPMIVLTGEDAVEVAEAALRIAEDYEKLLGR, encoded by the coding sequence ATGGAAATAGAGAACGTTAAGATGGCCCTTGATATGCTATCATCCTCTGAATGCTTTGGGGTTCTCATACCCGAGGTGAGGTCCAACCTGGTAATGGCACGGGAAAACCCCCGTGGCATCGAGGATGTTGTGGCGGTACCCGGCCGAATCACAGAGTTCCGTGGGAGGGCCTTCGCATGCAGGGAGCCTGAGTTCGGGGCATCGTCCCACATGGCCCGTTTTATAATAGCCCTCAACAGGCACTTTCCCTGGAAGAGAAGCGCACTTAATATTAAATTTGATGAGAGTATAATTGATATCTGTGGGGACCATGGAATGGTGGTCTCATCATATGACCGTAGCCGGGAACCCCCAGAGGTGCGGGAGGTTGAGGGCGGCACCATACCCTGGGGTGTTGAGGAGGCCATAAGAAATTCAGAATCAACTCCTGATGTCATATACCACAGAGGTGCATGGGGCAAGGAACCAATGATCGTACTCACCGGGGAGGACGCAGTTGAAGTTGCAGAGGCGGCCCTTAGAATAGCTGAGGATTATGAAAAACTTTTGGGGAGATGA
- the speB gene encoding agmatinase: MLLHTEDPLKFAFSTTDPERIPELSFGIVGVPFDSTTTYVPGTRFGPLAVREASYSFESYNLRFSGEPGVKCFDFGDVDVVPGNFQRTAEFIGDSIGGLLDLDLKPITLGGEHTVTLPVIGELISRDRAPVVIHLDAHMDMADRYAGERYSHATVMRRVHELGVDVIQIGVRSASAHEAEFARENGIRCIMAHEVMQNPEAVSEALRGIRDPVYISVDMDVLDPAYAPSVGNPTPCGLTPWVLEDMAEVLSRKDVVGFDVVEVASTGFGDQTSVNAAKIIYDLLTLL; the protein is encoded by the coding sequence ATGCTTTTACATACAGAAGACCCCCTAAAATTTGCTTTTTCAACAACGGACCCTGAGAGGATACCTGAACTTTCATTTGGAATAGTGGGGGTCCCCTTTGATTCCACAACCACCTATGTTCCAGGGACACGCTTCGGACCCCTGGCAGTTAGGGAGGCATCCTACAGCTTTGAATCATATAACCTAAGGTTTTCAGGAGAGCCAGGTGTTAAATGCTTTGACTTCGGTGACGTGGATGTGGTGCCGGGTAATTTCCAGAGAACCGCGGAGTTCATAGGTGACTCCATAGGCGGATTGCTGGACCTGGACCTCAAACCCATCACCCTGGGCGGTGAACACACGGTTACACTACCCGTGATCGGGGAACTCATATCCCGCGACAGAGCGCCTGTGGTTATCCACCTCGACGCCCATATGGATATGGCGGATCGCTATGCAGGCGAGAGGTACTCCCATGCAACAGTCATGAGGCGCGTTCATGAACTTGGGGTAGATGTCATTCAGATCGGGGTTCGCTCAGCATCAGCCCATGAGGCTGAATTTGCAAGGGAGAATGGTATAAGATGCATAATGGCCCATGAGGTAATGCAGAACCCTGAGGCTGTATCTGAAGCCCTCAGGGGTATCAGGGACCCTGTATATATCTCGGTTGACATGGATGTGCTTGACCCTGCATATGCACCATCGGTTGGTAACCCCACACCCTGCGGTCTCACGCCATGGGTTCTCGAGGACATGGCTGAAGTTCTCTCCAGGAAGGATGTGGTTGGTTTTGATGTGGTGGAGGTTGCATCAACCGGCTTTGGGGATCAGACATCTGTGAATGCGGCCAAGATAATTTATGACCTTCTGACACTTTTATAA
- the eif5A gene encoding translation initiation factor IF-5A — protein sequence MSKKVVEVKTLKVGKYVIIDGEASKITNISTSSPGKHGSAKARVEAVGIFDNQKRSFVKPVDSKVDIPIIDKRTAQVLAIMGGDVQLMDLETYETFETPIPDELRDNLVEGIEVEYIEALGQRKLMRTKG from the coding sequence ATGTCAAAGAAAGTGGTTGAAGTTAAGACACTTAAGGTTGGAAAGTACGTGATCATTGATGGTGAGGCATCAAAGATTACAAACATCTCAACATCATCTCCGGGCAAGCATGGATCAGCAAAGGCCCGTGTTGAGGCTGTTGGGATTTTTGACAACCAGAAGAGAAGCTTTGTTAAGCCTGTTGACTCAAAGGTCGACATACCCATAATCGACAAGAGGACAGCCCAGGTCCTTGCAATAATGGGCGGAGACGTCCAGCTGATGGACCTTGAAACCTATGAGACCTTTGAAACACCCATACCTGATGAACTGAGGGACAATCTGGTTGAGGGTATTGAGGTGGAGTACATAGAGGCCCTCGGTCAGAGGAAACTCATGAGGACCAAGGGATAA
- a CDS encoding Hsp20/alpha crystallin family protein, whose amino-acid sequence MKKKLEKPMTMFEKRRLMAEKMMEDMIKNMREMQKEFEKKISEYTENIPEKLNMDVIETDDQIIIKTDLPGVKKEDINIELTENTISISAVFEEEVEVQEANFVKKERKYGEARREMRLPEKIKVEEARAKFENGVLTVELPKVEVKKKQVLKVE is encoded by the coding sequence ATGAAAAAGAAACTGGAAAAACCCATGACAATGTTTGAGAAGAGAAGGCTGATGGCCGAGAAGATGATGGAAGATATGATAAAGAACATGAGGGAGATGCAGAAGGAGTTCGAGAAGAAGATATCAGAGTACACCGAGAACATACCTGAAAAACTGAACATGGACGTCATAGAAACAGATGATCAGATAATCATAAAGACGGATCTTCCCGGTGTTAAGAAGGAAGATATAAACATAGAACTCACAGAGAATACCATATCCATATCTGCAGTCTTTGAAGAGGAAGTCGAGGTCCAGGAGGCCAATTTCGTCAAAAAGGAAAGGAAATACGGTGAGGCAAGAAGGGAGATGAGGCTCCCTGAAAAGATAAAGGTCGAGGAGGCCAGGGCCAAATTTGAAAATGGTGTCCTTACAGTTGAACTCCCAAAGGTGGAAGTCAAAAAGAAACAGGTCCTCAAGGTGGAATGA
- a CDS encoding NOG1 family protein: MIIPTVPTADELLDKGFRRARKAASLKRSSKIPGQRKAKIIESTRIQTACHVIGDRLKMIIQRIPDIESLPEFYQDYIDVTVGVDDLKKSLGALNWAVGILNQLESDYMKKIKRSKPSDASNLRREAFGRISSVVRRIEGDLDFLDFAKNKLRNMPTVDFDAFTVVIAGFPNVGKSTLLRTLTGAEPEVADYPFTTKGIQIGHLERKWRKIQVIDTPGLLDRPVEDMNNIELQAMVALENIADVILFIFDASETCGYTLENQYSLYLGIKGVFDTPIITVFNKMDLAENVKYLEEYINMVEEPLMVSAFQGRGVSEIVKKLEGLYEKETGKTHDNV; this comes from the coding sequence ATGATAATACCAACAGTTCCAACAGCAGATGAACTCCTTGATAAGGGGTTCAGGAGGGCCAGAAAGGCCGCATCCCTCAAAAGGAGTTCAAAGATCCCTGGACAGAGGAAGGCCAAGATAATTGAATCCACGCGCATCCAGACAGCATGCCATGTTATAGGGGACCGTCTGAAGATGATCATCCAGCGCATACCTGATATAGAGTCACTGCCAGAGTTCTATCAGGACTACATCGATGTAACCGTGGGTGTGGATGACCTCAAAAAGTCCCTCGGCGCGCTTAACTGGGCTGTCGGAATACTCAATCAGCTTGAATCCGATTACATGAAAAAAATCAAACGTTCAAAGCCATCAGATGCATCAAATCTGAGAAGGGAGGCCTTCGGGAGGATATCATCAGTTGTGAGAAGAATTGAAGGGGACCTTGACTTCCTTGACTTTGCAAAGAACAAACTCAGGAACATGCCAACCGTGGATTTCGATGCATTCACGGTTGTTATAGCGGGCTTCCCAAATGTGGGAAAATCCACACTCCTCAGGACACTGACAGGTGCAGAACCAGAGGTTGCTGATTACCCCTTCACCACCAAGGGTATACAGATAGGCCACCTTGAACGTAAATGGAGGAAAATTCAGGTAATAGATACTCCAGGTCTCCTTGACCGGCCGGTTGAGGATATGAACAACATCGAACTCCAGGCCATGGTTGCCCTTGAGAACATAGCCGATGTCATACTCTTCATATTTGACGCCTCAGAGACCTGCGGATACACGCTCGAAAACCAGTACAGCCTCTACCTGGGCATAAAGGGTGTCTTTGACACCCCAATCATCACGGTTTTCAACAAGATGGACCTTGCAGAAAATGTTAAGTATCTGGAAGAATATATTAATATGGTTGAGGAACCACTGATGGTGTCTGCATTCCAGGGCAGAGGGGTCTCCGAGATAGTGAAAAAACTGGAGGGTTTATATGAAAAAGAAACTGGAAAAACCCATGACAATGTTTGA
- a CDS encoding bifunctional fructose-bisphosphatase/inositol-phosphate phosphatase → MEESDIYYWKSIAVKMAEQVEKAVAPLVGTPDAGEIIKMGADGTPTKLIDLVAEDEAIGVLENTDRPVTIISEEIGILHINQEPPDEPRIIFVVDPLDGTSNAIRNIPFYGISVAVAEYIPGGDLPSLNNVVMGFVKNFATGDLYWAIRDQGAFLNDKKICASSQNSLDRTSLGAFIYGTRFRRVDSICRVIRRMRILGSVALELAYVASGSYDAFMDLRENLRIVDIAASKLIVEEAGGVVTNERGESIDGLLNVKARTSLIAAGNMELHKKIMQTLEAI, encoded by the coding sequence ATGGAAGAATCAGACATCTACTACTGGAAGAGCATCGCAGTTAAAATGGCCGAGCAGGTTGAAAAGGCTGTTGCTCCCCTTGTAGGAACTCCAGATGCCGGGGAGATAATCAAAATGGGAGCCGACGGAACACCCACAAAACTCATAGACCTCGTTGCAGAGGATGAGGCCATAGGTGTGCTTGAGAACACAGATAGGCCCGTCACGATAATAAGTGAGGAGATAGGTATTCTCCACATAAACCAGGAGCCCCCGGATGAACCCAGAATAATCTTCGTTGTGGACCCCCTCGATGGTACAAGCAATGCAATAAGAAACATACCATTCTACGGTATCTCAGTGGCTGTTGCGGAATATATCCCTGGAGGCGACCTCCCCTCCCTCAACAATGTCGTCATGGGTTTCGTGAAGAACTTTGCAACGGGAGACCTTTACTGGGCAATAAGAGATCAGGGAGCCTTTCTGAATGATAAAAAAATCTGCGCATCAAGCCAGAACTCCCTGGATAGGACCTCCCTCGGTGCATTCATCTACGGCACGAGATTCCGGAGGGTTGATAGCATCTGCAGGGTGATCCGCCGGATGCGCATTCTGGGCTCCGTGGCCCTTGAACTCGCATACGTTGCAAGCGGCTCATATGACGCCTTCATGGACCTGAGGGAGAATCTGCGAATAGTCGACATAGCCGCATCCAAGCTAATCGTGGAGGAGGCAGGTGGAGTGGTGACAAATGAGCGGGGCGAATCAATAGACGGCCTGCTAAATGTCAAGGCGAGGACCTCACTTATCGCGGCGGGAAACATGGAACTCCACAAAAAGATAATGCAGACCCTGGAGGCCATATGA
- a CDS encoding ornithine cyclodeaminase, nickel-pincer nucleotide-dependent — MNTREVELRGHIIDSLILPRALDIIMDMGGDFQILEIEIGKRKSDPSHARILVEAETPSLLNQILDELSEIGASIAEIREVELKRAPMDRVLPDDFYSTTNHQTFIYHGGEWLEVEGIEMDCMIVVDPKSKTARCKPIRDIRKGDLVVVGREGIKVVPPERPRGKQGVFEFMGSDVSSEKPLVTTIKKIASEITDIKRRGGKIGLVGGPAIVHTGSAPVIAEMIRNGFIDVLFAGNALATHDIESALYGTSLGVNLERGEAVSRGHRHHINAINEINRAGSIRDAVEKGVLRSGIMYECIKNDVPFVLAGSIRDDGPLPDVITDVMEAQNEMRKYVQDLDMVIMIATMLHSIATGNILPSRVKTICVDINPATVTKLSDRGSSQAVSVVTDVGAFIPILLHELKKMNNLED, encoded by the coding sequence ATGAATACTCGAGAGGTGGAACTCAGGGGTCACATAATTGACAGTCTCATACTCCCCAGGGCCCTTGACATAATAATGGATATGGGCGGGGATTTCCAGATACTTGAAATCGAAATAGGAAAGAGAAAATCTGATCCAAGCCATGCGAGGATACTGGTGGAGGCGGAGACACCATCACTCCTCAACCAGATCCTGGATGAACTCAGTGAGATAGGGGCGTCCATAGCAGAGATAAGGGAGGTTGAACTGAAAAGGGCCCCGATGGACAGGGTTCTCCCTGATGACTTCTACTCCACAACCAACCATCAGACCTTCATTTACCATGGAGGCGAATGGCTGGAGGTTGAGGGGATAGAGATGGACTGCATGATAGTCGTTGACCCCAAGTCAAAAACTGCCCGGTGCAAACCCATCAGGGATATAAGGAAGGGGGATCTGGTTGTTGTCGGAAGGGAGGGCATAAAGGTCGTCCCACCCGAGAGGCCCAGGGGAAAGCAGGGAGTATTTGAATTCATGGGTAGCGACGTTTCAAGTGAAAAACCCCTTGTGACCACCATAAAGAAGATAGCCTCTGAGATAACCGATATTAAAAGGAGGGGCGGTAAGATAGGCCTGGTTGGGGGCCCGGCAATTGTGCACACAGGTTCTGCACCTGTGATTGCAGAGATGATACGCAATGGCTTTATAGATGTGCTCTTTGCAGGCAACGCCCTTGCCACACATGATATAGAGTCAGCCCTGTACGGCACTTCACTTGGGGTTAACCTTGAGAGGGGTGAGGCCGTAAGCAGGGGTCACAGACACCATATCAACGCAATAAACGAAATAAACCGCGCCGGTTCAATAAGGGATGCAGTGGAGAAGGGGGTCCTCAGGTCAGGGATAATGTATGAGTGCATAAAGAATGATGTGCCATTTGTCCTTGCAGGTTCAATAAGGGATGATGGGCCGCTTCCCGACGTAATAACGGATGTCATGGAGGCCCAGAATGAGATGAGGAAGTACGTTCAGGACCTCGACATGGTCATAATGATAGCCACCATGCTCCACTCAATAGCCACTGGCAACATACTCCCATCACGCGTAAAAACAATATGCGTTGATATAAACCCGGCAACAGTCACGAAGCTCTCTGACAGGGGCAGTTCACAGGCTGTAAGCGTGGTTACAGATGTGGGTGCGTTCATCCCCATACTCCTCCATGAACTCAAAAAGATGAACAATCTGGAGGATTAG
- a CDS encoding DUF447 domain-containing protein, translating into MNRKNEDDGVSEGTGYTQESTLTALDMVPGQLYETMVVTWDESMRGNAAPIGVLCTGERSVTLYLYPGTHTLENILRNRKFTVNVTLDPLIFTEATLGELGDEMFSSHRGYLHLQGADAFFTAEVDSVKKVVRTDRYGETEIHIVNARTPEIFRGEDFRIVLNRGIYAVIESLINYTRAGFMDPQDLMNRIREMNRVARKVGGPREREAMKRIIRELESKGFK; encoded by the coding sequence TTGAATAGAAAAAATGAAGATGATGGGGTATCTGAGGGCACAGGGTACACCCAGGAATCCACTCTGACGGCCTTAGATATGGTCCCTGGACAGCTATATGAGACCATGGTTGTAACATGGGATGAATCAATGAGGGGAAATGCTGCCCCCATTGGGGTCCTCTGCACCGGTGAGCGGAGTGTGACCCTCTACCTCTATCCTGGAACCCACACACTTGAGAATATACTCAGAAACAGAAAATTCACGGTGAACGTGACCCTGGATCCCCTCATCTTCACCGAGGCCACCCTGGGTGAGCTCGGCGATGAGATGTTCTCATCCCACCGGGGATACCTTCACCTCCAGGGCGCCGATGCATTCTTCACCGCAGAGGTTGACTCCGTTAAGAAGGTGGTGAGGACTGACCGGTACGGTGAGACAGAGATCCACATCGTGAATGCCAGGACCCCTGAGATTTTCAGGGGTGAAGATTTCAGGATCGTCCTCAACAGGGGAATATACGCTGTTATAGAGTCACTTATAAATTACACCCGGGCCGGCTTCATGGACCCCCAGGACCTGATGAACAGGATCCGTGAAATGAACCGGGTTGCAAGAAAGGTCGGGGGACCCCGTGAACGGGAGGCCATGAAAAGGATAATAAGGGAACTTGAATCAAAGGGGTTTAAGTGA